One Paramisgurnus dabryanus chromosome 8, PD_genome_1.1, whole genome shotgun sequence DNA window includes the following coding sequences:
- the sytl2b gene encoding uncharacterized protein sytl2b, which produces MIDLSHLTEEEQAMIMAVLNRDSELKKSEEERIKHLQKEVPEEDRRKYMTGEWFYEVKSQRHQDRIHGSDIIIASMKHQQKPTIDAASALADYLTRSWGKSSSSFNKKNSDEISEQPMERQLQKEDPEEDRRKHMTGESFYKVKSQKHQDGIDGSDIIITSLKQQKPTIDAASALADYLTRSWGKSSSSFDKNNSDEISEQPMERVNQGGTPEVQEESLNRCKRSPSKPRHNPFNSIPVEPDFEETGSRFTSESELRRSSADIGFDSKVKHQEPNHAENNREFSNIVPNIIPRQKPVPMKRTKIFKPHGSLSDSASSVSSQSMSIPSTSNKSVTTTEDSAIRTPAPRGILKNSSCESTLKSQLPQPILNYVHPNNYQEKDSEERKNILESKEEPSRRSLSEEPPKCPSLSKAPKSRLPVMNQSQKINLSQATQETEKIQKRPSLNSIPRVDDDKKVEDSLKQQRNTYNCLPLSSSIERGDQNISDKIMETSPHENARTTNTIEALDVMTTSKPTQQRYETVESHMTVLPNVQMTREEEHLGTPDDQQFPSSLNIADSSKIGNSSTDLEPESSPSAFNIKLNTKNSFESQPAVMTDSPIHTPSAEHGKSITKVLEWFSRSSDSSDMFDVDSNRDMEEDPKIDDIDLEDAANLRVKTRENVYLIMPRQSEENPSEVNSVFLQGTDWAQEKSFDKVRQTTPKPRRRSESTHKQSPIMNPSTNFTFTDIPNTVTESEDNVFWTPDENKQDAFIKHDRREEPKVKLETNVIKVHQPKERTSVTEDQGPKLANLKSFWEKENTGPKILIGRSNVPAKNEPLTLDVSTESNKGGNDKLEKNLKSPEHQINETVSVVEVSDFKDVLSTNTIQSVPNVTGDSKVSQLIYSNPKKDQILSSSSTDKCATSVPRLKSSSSSLDSGSLLAHQDIESVGGTVSINNSDGDCTAPKVLETKSTTPPRPIPFPRAKQTENMVDKIKQLKSFWENEKSTSAQKSKPSMASSAKLNKRFTKSEFDLTTVGTEFDDVFEDDTNDKGSLSPGFSRNTSRPAVIEGMSTSQFKNLRDFWGGSPQNQMGQTSPVSKSGIQRTFGQPKKHSKSVDTSKETDSFIDATSHAQVKMYNKQSESQTNTKQAGLNASAKRRDTTRQQSGSKSSSSNVDSDEAISHGVSHPVQTSVKHITPPKPSIGQESQPQQRKSRGKGRLNVKINSIRRASSMFSINTEVEEQSQDSKTSQSPNLHQVTNTTENNMAPSKKTQESSDTLPKTPSEYSLQDKEGNIQTRPSRTSEETDVQPLARSFIPPDYQHYLGITEKSDMYTPPSVTRQMDEDDFLCTSFTTSTETSCKCKCSPVRTSTPVPGFPDLQTRRGSLAQTDGHVCHNASQISAPDTPSRTKGNINCDESLVQKVLKRATTRPVYHKSMDNISTSPGQNIKHMDDFEQVPSTYVQTSFTTSDSEHLKQLSKSVPSFLQKEIDEGESDSESSCSGVPLKNFRQYTNLDSCSGFASMSSVSGSVASVYSSDYGSVEVQGIIQFSLNYVQKLREFHIFVIQCQNLAAVDMKKNRSDPYVKSYLIPDSANLGKRKTSVKKKTLNPTYKEILRYRVQKDYLKSQVLNLSVWHHDTFGRNSFLGETEFDLSLWNFSDTERKFLPLKPRNRSGQSLTSLQPSDLRGQIRLAVRFLPQIFHSKSVPGTGEVHIWVKDCKNLPLIRSPSIDPYVKCFVLPDTSKKSRQKTRVLKKTTSPMFNHTMVYDGFRAEDLKEACIELTVWDRDRLANHLLGGLRLGMGTGKSYGALVSWMDSTPEEVDLWRRMMESPSEWVEDILPLRMLAPEKKAWK; this is translated from the exons GCATTTGCAGAAAGAGGTCCCAGAGGAAGACAGACGTAAGTACATGACAGGTGAATGGTTTTACGAAGTGAAGTCGCAAAGACATCAGGACAGAATTCATGGATCAGACATCATCATAGCATCAATGAAGCACCAACAGAAACCCACAATTGATG CTGCGTCTGCACTTGCGGACTATTTAACAAGGTCATGGGGGAAAAGTTCCAGTAGCTTTAACAAAAAGAACAGCGATGAGATCTCAGAGCAGCCAATGGAGAG GCAGTTGCAGAAAGAGGACCCAGAGGAAGACAGACGTAAGCACATGACAGGTGAATCGTTTTACAAAGTGAAGTCGCAGAAACATCAGGACGGAATTGACGGATCAGACATCATCATAACATCATTGAAGCAACAGAAACCCACAATTGATG CTGCATCTGCGCTTGCGGACTATTTAACAAGATCATGGGGGAAAAGTTCAAGTAGCTTTGACAAAAACAACAGCGATGAGATCTCAGAGCAGCCAATGGAGAG GGTAAACCAGGGTGGTACACCAGAGGTCCAGGAAGAAAGTTTAAACAGATGCAAGAGATCACCATCTAag CCGAGGCACAACCCATTCAACAGTATTCCAGTGGAGCCGGACTTTGAAGAGACAGGTAGTCGGTTTACCAGTGAATCTGAACTCAGGAGATCATCTGCTGATATAGGCTTTGATTCAAAAG taaaacatCAGGAACCAAACCACGCCGAAAATAATAGGGAGTTCTCTAACATCGTGCCCAACATAATCCCTCGTCAAAAGCCAGTACCAATGAAGAGGACCAAAATCTTCAAACCCCATGGCTCTTTATCTGACAGTGCCAGCTCTGTGTCCAGCCAAAGTATGTCAATCCCGAGTACTTCCAACAAGAGTGTGACCACCACAGAAGACTCAGCTATCAGAACTCCTGCACCAAGAGGTATCCTCAAAAATAGCTCCTGCGAGTCCACCCTTAAGAGCCAGCTGCCACAGCCAATTCTGAACTATGTTCACCCAAACAATTATCAAGAAAAGGATTCTGAGGAgcgtaaaaatattttggaaagtAAGGAGGAACCAAGTAGGAGATCACTAAGCGAAGAGCCACCCAAGTGCCCCTCACTGTCGAAGGCGCCAAAGTCACGTTTACCAGTAATGAACCAGTCGCAAAAGATTAACCTTTCTCAGGCCACACAGGAAACAGAGAAAATACAAAAGCGTCCCAGTCTGAACTCAATCCCAAGAGTAGATGATGACAAGAAAGTGGAAGACAGTTTGAAACAGCAAAGAAATACATATAATTGTCTTCCTCTGTCATCAAGTATAGAACGTGGGGACCAAAACATATCTGATAAGATTATGGAGACTTCTCCTCATGAGAATGCAAGGACCACCAACACTATAGAAGCACTGGATGTGATGACTACTTCTAAACCTACACAGCAAAGATATGAGACTGTCGAGAGTCACATGACCGTCTTACCAAATGTGCAAATGACAAGAGAAGAAGAACATCTTGGGACTCCTGATG ATCAACAATTTCCCAGTTCTCTCAACATAGCAGATTCTTCCAAGATAGGAAATTCTTCTACTGATCTGGAGCCTGAGAGCAGCCCGTCtgcatttaatataaaattaaatactAAAAATTCATTTGAATCACAGCCAGCTGTCATGACGGATTCACCCATTCACACTCCTAGTGCTGAACACGGAAAATCCATCACCAAAGTTCTTGAGTGGTTCAGCAGAAGCTCAGACAGCAGTGATATGTTTGATGTGGATAGTAATCGGGACATGGAGGAGGACCCTAAAATTGATGACATAGACTTGGAGGATGCAGCTAATTTGAGAGTCAAAACAAGGGAGAATGTGTACCTGATCATGCCACGCCAAAGTGAAGAGAATCCGTCAGAAGTTAATTCCGTATTTTTACAAGGGACAGACTGGGCACAGGAGAAGAGTTTTGACAAAGTACGTCAAACTACTCCAAAACCACGGAGAAGGTCTGAGTCCACTCATAAACAATCTCCCATTATGAACCCTTCaactaactttacttttacAGACATCCCAAACACTGTCACTGAATCAGAGGACAATGTATTTTGGACTCCAGATGAAAATAAGCAAGATGCTTTTATCAAGCATGACAGAAGAGAAGAACCCAAAGTTAAACTTGAAACTAATGTTATCAAAGTTCATCAACCTAAAGAAAGAACAAGTGTTACAGAAGATCAAGGACCAAAACTTGCAAATCTGAAATCATTCTGGGAGAAGGAAAACACTGGTCCAAAGATTTTGATCGGTAGATCTAATGTACCTGCTAAAAATGAACCTCTCACACTTGATGTCAGTACAGAGTCAAATAAAGGTGGGAATGACAAACTAGAGAAGAACTTGAAATCTCCAGAACATCAAATAAATGAGACAGTGAGTGTTGTGGAAGTATCAGACTTTAAGGATGTATTGAGTACAAACACAATCCAGTCTGTACCCAATGTTACAGGTGACTCGAAAGTTTCCCAATTGATCTATTCCAATCCAAAAAAAGACCAAATACTCTCAAGCTCTTCCACTGACAAATGCGCTACCTCTGTTCCACGTttaaaatcatcatcatcatccctAGATAGTGGATCTTTGTTGGCTCATCAAGACATTGAAAGTGTGGGAGGCACTGTAAGCATAAACAATAGTGATGGGGATTGCACCGCACCTAAAGTTTTAGAGACGAAATCTACTACTCCACCAAGGCCAATTCCTTTCCCTCGTGCTAAGCAGACAGAAAACATGGTGGACAAGATCAAACAACTCAAGTCCTTCTGGGAAAATGAAAAAAGCACATCGGCTCAAAAGAGTAAACCCTCAATGGCTTCTAGTGCTAAGCTGAACAAAAGATTTACAAAGTCTGAGTTTGATCTCActacagtaggtactgaatttgatgatgtttttgaGGATGATACTAATGATAAAGGTAGTCTATCTCCTGGTTTCTCCAGGAATACATCACGGCCAGCTGTGATAGAAGGTATGAGTACTTCACAATTTAAAAATCTCAGAGACTTCTGGGGAGGATCACCTCAAAACCAAATGGGACAAACCTCACCAGTTTCTAAAAGTGGAATTCAGAGAACTTTTGGCCAACCGAAAAAGCATAGCAAATCAGTCGATACATCTAAAGAGACAGATTCCTTTATAGACGCAACTTCACATGCACAAGtaaaaatgtacaataaacaatcAGAGAGCCAGACCAATACCAAACAAGCTGGACTTAATGCTTCTGCAAAGAGGAGAGATACTACAAGACAACAATCTGGATCAAAAAGCAGTTCCTCAAATGTGGACTCGGATGAAGCAATCTCCCATGGTGTGTCTCATCCCGTTCAGACTTCTGTGAAACATATAACACCACCTAAACCCTCTATAGGTCAAGAATCACAACCCCAACAGAGAAAAAGCAGAGGAAAAGGCCGTCTGAATGTTAAAATCAATTCAATTCGACGTGCCTCTAGCATGTTCTCTATTAACACCGAGGTTGAGGAGCAAAGCCAGGACTCCAAAACATCACAGAGTCCTAATCTTCATCAGGTGACAAATACTACAGAAAACAACATGGCACCATCCAAGAAAACACAAGAATCTAGCGACACCCTGCCAAAAACACCCTCAGAATATTCTCTGCAAGACAAAGAGGGGAACATTCAGACTAGACCATCGCGTACATCCGAAGAGACTGATGTTCAACCTCTTGCTAGGTCTTTTATTCCTCCCGATTATCAGCACTATCTTGGAATCACAGAGAAAAGTGATATGTACACTCCACCTTCGGTTACAAGGCAGATGGATGAGGATGACTTCCTTTGTACCTCATTCACAACCTCCACAGAGACTAGCTGCAAATGTAAATGTTCCCCTGTAAGAACCAGTACTCCCGTGCCAGGTTTTCCTGACCTTCAAACCAGGAGAGGAAGCCTGGCTCAAACTGATGGACATGTATGTCATAATGCTTCTCAGATCAGTGCACCAGATACCCCATCCCGCACAAAGGGTAACATAAACT GCGATGAAAGTTTGGTTCAGAAAGTCTTGAAAAGAGCTACAACTAGACCTGTGTACCATAAAAGCATGGACAATATCAGCACATCTCCTG GCCAAAATATCAAGCACATGGACGACTTTGAGCAGG TCCCTAGCACATATGTCCAGACTTCCTTCACCACCTCAGACTCAGAGCACCTGAAACAACTTAGCAAATCAGTGCCCTCCTTTCTGCAGAAAGAG ATCGATGAAGGAGAGAGTGACTCAGAGAGTTCCTGCAGCGGCGTCCCTCTGAAAAACTTCAGACAATACACAAACCTTGACAGCTGCTCTGGCTTTGCATCAATGTCATCT GTTAGCGGCAGCGTTGCGAGTGTCTATAGCAGTGACTACGGCAGTGTCGAAGTTCAAGGCATCATTCAGTTTTCACTGAACTATGTGCAAAAGTTGCGGGAGTTTCACATTTTTGTGATTCAGTGCCAGAATCTTGCAGCAGTGGACATGAAGAAGAATCGATCAGACCC GTATGTCAAAAGTTACCTCATACCTGACTCGGCCAATCTGGGAAAAAGAAAAACGTCTGTGAAGAAGAAAACTTTGAATCCTACATACAAAGAGATTCTTAGG TACAGAGTCCAAAAGGACTACTTGAAGTCTCAGGTTCTCAACCTTTCAGTGTGGCATCATGACACATTTGGCCGTAACAGCTTCCTGGGAGAGACAGAGTTTGACCTCTCATTATGGAATTTTAGTGATACAGAGAGGAAGTTTTTGCCTCTTAAACCCAGG AATCGCTCCGGTCAGTCTTTAACCAGTCTCCAGCCCTCCGATTTAAGAGGACAGATAAGATTAGCTGTACGATTCCTTCCCCAGATCTTCCATT CTAAATCTGTTCCTGGCACAGGTGAAGTGCATATCTGGGTCAAAGACTGCAAGAATCTCCCTCTTATCAGAAGCCCATCAATTGACCCATATGTAAAATG CTTTGTACTGCCCGACACCAGCAAAAAGAGTCGTCAGAAAACAAGGGTGTTAAAGAAGACAACCAGCCCCATGTTTAATCACACCATGGTATATGATGGGTTCAGAGCAGAGGACCTGAAAGAAGCCTGCATTGAGCTCACAGTTTGGGATCGGGATCGTTTAGCCAATCATCTGCTCGGAGGCCTAAGACTTGGGATGGGCACAG GAAAGAGTTATGGAGCCCTTGTGAGCTGGATGGACTCTACACCGGAGGAGGTGGATTTATGGAGACGAATGATGGAGTCTCCCAGTGAATGGGTAGAAGACATATTACCACTGAGGATGCTAGCACCAGAGAAAAAAGCTTGGAAATGA